From a single Sinomonas atrocyanea genomic region:
- a CDS encoding fumarylacetoacetate hydrolase family protein, protein MRVCRIAHADGTDYASWEGEEFAVLDDPFAHRPRHTGARIPAAGARLLAPVEPRTVVGMAHNTGAADRALPPAAFLKAARTVVGPGAALRLPDDAGRTVAEGELALVIGRETSGVRASDLRSCVLGFTVANDVTDRRAQGDDPLWTAAKSRHTFTPVGPWIETDLDPEDLPVTMTVNGAEASRASTAGLARDPDEILAYLARLMPLGPGDLVLTGAPGRDVPLTPGDSVSVRIDGLGELGNPVQAWAGRQEAAA, encoded by the coding sequence GTGCGGGTGTGCAGGATTGCCCACGCCGACGGCACGGACTACGCGAGCTGGGAGGGCGAGGAGTTCGCGGTGCTGGACGACCCCTTCGCGCACCGGCCGCGGCACACCGGGGCCCGCATCCCGGCGGCCGGCGCGCGCCTGCTCGCCCCGGTCGAGCCCCGCACCGTGGTCGGCATGGCGCACAACACGGGCGCGGCGGACAGGGCCCTCCCGCCGGCCGCGTTCCTGAAGGCCGCGCGCACCGTCGTCGGGCCCGGTGCCGCGCTACGGCTGCCGGACGACGCCGGCCGGACCGTCGCCGAGGGCGAGCTCGCCCTCGTGATCGGCCGGGAGACCTCCGGGGTGCGGGCCTCGGACCTGCGCTCCTGCGTCCTGGGCTTCACGGTGGCCAACGACGTCACCGACCGCCGCGCCCAGGGCGACGACCCGCTCTGGACCGCGGCGAAGAGCCGGCACACCTTCACCCCCGTCGGGCCGTGGATCGAGACGGACCTCGATCCGGAGGACCTCCCGGTCACCATGACCGTCAACGGCGCCGAGGCCAGCCGGGCCTCCACCGCGGGCCTCGCCCGCGACCCGGACGAGATCCTCGCCTACCTGGCCCGGCTCATGCCCCTCGGCCCCGGCGACCTCGTCCTCACGGGGGCCCCGGGACGCGACGTTCCGCTCACGCCCGGGGACTCGGTGTCCGTGC
- a CDS encoding MFS transporter, which produces MSDQSATHPGLARAAAASPGRARWARLLPIAFVTYSLAYLDRSNYSIGVAGGMKGDLHLDAGVSALLGALFFLGYFLFQVPAGIYAERRSARTLIFWSLIAWGILASLQGVVSSVPWLMVVRFLLGVVEAAVLPAMVIFLSHWFTKAERGRANTYLILGNPVTVLWLTAVSGYLVEATSWRWMFIIEGVPAIIWAFVFRALVSDHPHEAGWLSPAERGYVEDALEAEQRSMTPAASLWSALRSRNVVILSVQYFLWSLGVYGFVFWLPSIVKAASGAGIGMTGLISAIPYVFAVLLMVVNSRFSDLSGHRNRYVWPWLALSAVAFYGSYLLGTKNFWAAFVLLVIAGAAMYAPYGPFFAAIPELMPRDVAGPAIALVNSLGALGGFVGSYFVGWLDGATGSSSASFLLMAVSLAGSAVLIPFVRPRAAALSGSTLRTSES; this is translated from the coding sequence ATGTCCGACCAGTCGGCAACACATCCCGGACTGGCCCGCGCGGCCGCAGCTTCTCCGGGCCGGGCACGCTGGGCCCGGCTGCTCCCCATCGCGTTCGTCACCTACTCCCTGGCGTACCTCGACCGGTCGAACTACTCGATCGGCGTCGCCGGCGGCATGAAGGGCGATCTGCATCTGGACGCGGGGGTCTCGGCCCTGCTGGGCGCCCTGTTCTTCCTCGGCTACTTCCTGTTCCAGGTGCCCGCGGGCATCTACGCGGAGCGGCGCAGCGCCCGCACCCTGATCTTCTGGAGCCTGATCGCCTGGGGCATCCTCGCCTCGCTGCAGGGCGTCGTCTCCTCCGTCCCGTGGCTCATGGTGGTGCGCTTCCTCCTCGGCGTCGTCGAGGCCGCCGTCCTGCCCGCCATGGTGATCTTCCTGAGCCACTGGTTCACGAAGGCCGAGCGCGGGCGGGCCAACACCTATCTGATCCTCGGCAACCCGGTCACCGTCCTGTGGCTGACCGCGGTGTCCGGCTATCTCGTCGAGGCGACCTCGTGGCGCTGGATGTTCATCATCGAGGGCGTTCCGGCCATCATCTGGGCCTTCGTCTTCCGGGCGCTCGTTTCCGACCACCCGCACGAGGCGGGCTGGCTCAGCCCGGCCGAGCGCGGCTACGTCGAGGACGCCCTGGAGGCCGAGCAGCGCTCGATGACCCCGGCGGCCTCGCTGTGGAGCGCGCTGCGGTCGCGCAACGTCGTGATCCTGTCTGTGCAGTACTTCCTGTGGAGCCTCGGCGTCTACGGCTTCGTGTTCTGGCTGCCCTCGATCGTCAAGGCGGCGAGCGGAGCGGGCATCGGCATGACCGGCCTCATCTCCGCGATCCCGTACGTGTTCGCGGTGCTGCTCATGGTGGTCAACAGCCGGTTCTCGGACCTCTCCGGCCACCGCAACCGCTACGTCTGGCCGTGGCTCGCGCTCAGCGCCGTGGCCTTCTACGGCTCCTACCTCCTCGGGACGAAGAACTTCTGGGCCGCGTTCGTGCTCCTCGTGATCGCCGGCGCCGCGATGTACGCCCCGTACGGGCCGTTCTTCGCCGCGATCCCCGAGCTCATGCCCCGCGACGTCGCCGGCCCGGCGATCGCGCTCGTGAACTCCCTCGGCGCGCTGGGCGGCTTCGTCGGCTCCTACTTCGTGGGCTGGCTCGACGGCGCCACGGGTTCGAGCAGCGCGTCCTTCCTGCTCATGGCGGTAAGCCTCGCGGGCTCCGCGGTGCTGATCCCGTTCGTCCGGCCCCGCGCCGCCGCCCTGTCCGGCTCCACGCTGCGCACCTCGGAGTCCTGA
- a CDS encoding IclR family transcriptional regulator: protein MTQTPPDMVGKALLLLSLLGDYPDGASLSEVARRAGFPLSTAHRLAAALVRDGYACVDEVSRRYSLGLQTFSLASRVAHRHGFAGSALPVLRRLADQTAESALMSVIDGHHQLYVHHVQGSHSVSVSGEPGRRGPLHCTSMGKVLIAFAAEPVRSELVETLELTAYTPHTMVDREQFRKEIESVAAQGYAIADEEHEAGIRAIGVPVRNPDGVTVAALSVAAPAYRVSREKLLDYLPPLREAAQELTVLLPPR, encoded by the coding sequence ATGACCCAGACTCCTCCGGACATGGTCGGGAAGGCCCTGCTGCTCCTCAGCCTGCTCGGCGACTATCCCGACGGGGCATCCCTCTCCGAGGTCGCCAGGAGGGCCGGGTTCCCCCTGAGCACGGCCCACCGCCTCGCTGCCGCCCTCGTGCGCGACGGCTACGCGTGCGTCGACGAGGTCAGCCGGCGCTACAGCCTCGGGCTGCAGACCTTCTCCCTCGCCAGCCGGGTCGCCCACCGCCACGGGTTCGCAGGGTCCGCCCTTCCCGTGCTCCGGCGGCTCGCCGACCAGACGGCCGAGAGCGCGCTCATGTCGGTCATCGACGGCCACCACCAGCTCTATGTGCACCACGTCCAGGGCAGCCACTCGGTGAGCGTCAGCGGGGAGCCCGGGCGCCGCGGACCGCTGCACTGCACCTCGATGGGGAAGGTGCTCATCGCCTTCGCCGCCGAACCCGTCCGCAGCGAGCTCGTCGAGACCCTCGAGCTCACGGCCTACACGCCCCACACCATGGTGGACCGGGAGCAGTTCCGGAAGGAGATCGAGTCCGTCGCCGCCCAGGGCTACGCGATCGCCGACGAGGAGCACGAGGCCGGCATCCGCGCCATCGGCGTCCCCGTCCGCAACCCGGACGGCGTCACCGTGGCGGCGCTGTCCGTCGCGGCCCCCGCGTACCGCGTGAGCCGGGAGAAGCTCCTCGACTACCTCCCGCCCCTGCGCGAGGCCGCCCAGGAGCTGACCGTCCTCCTGCCCCCGCGCTGA
- a CDS encoding kelch repeat-containing protein, which produces MGTWAALAHQPAFPIGTMLLLTDGTVMCQSGGSRSWWRLTPDDTGSYVDGTWTQLADMHSSRLYYASAVLRDGRVLVAGGEYSDAGADTDTAEVYDPVADTWTSIGNPGWGHLGDAAACLLADGRLLAGNLSDGRTAVYDPGANTWTATGTMAARSNEESWTLLPDGSVVTVSCADHPHAERYIPSTGAWISAGSTPVELVQASSIEIGPALLMPDGRVFCAGATGHTALYTPSGDPTGTGSWAAGPDFPADAQGRLLKAKDAPAALLPNGRVLCTAGPAGDAAGDWPTPTMFFEFDGAALTRVADPPNADQVIYQGRMLLLPTGEVLYGAQTAALYAYQPDPGGEAAWAPAITSVPTSLGIDGTYTLIGTQFNGLSQAVGYGDDAQMATNYPLVRLVGTYSGKVRYLRTAHHSTMAVATGSEAVSTEFTVPNDLEFGPYELSVVANGIASASVPVTVGLGSGRAQYLVVDTWTPSQDGALWAYVGGAWRGRTIGQSELVGIAQDLFAADAVDVWWDAAGLVTARAWSSPH; this is translated from the coding sequence ATGGGAACATGGGCAGCTCTCGCGCACCAGCCGGCCTTCCCGATCGGGACCATGCTCCTCCTCACCGACGGCACCGTCATGTGCCAGTCGGGAGGCTCACGGAGCTGGTGGCGGCTGACGCCCGATGACACCGGCAGCTACGTCGACGGGACGTGGACCCAGCTCGCCGACATGCACAGCTCGCGCCTCTACTACGCCTCCGCCGTGCTCCGCGACGGGCGCGTCCTCGTCGCCGGCGGAGAGTACAGCGACGCTGGCGCGGACACGGACACGGCCGAGGTCTACGACCCCGTCGCCGACACGTGGACGAGCATCGGCAACCCCGGGTGGGGGCACCTCGGCGACGCGGCCGCGTGCCTGCTCGCCGACGGGCGCCTGCTCGCGGGCAATCTCAGCGACGGCCGCACCGCCGTCTACGACCCCGGCGCCAACACCTGGACCGCCACGGGCACCATGGCCGCGCGCTCCAACGAGGAGTCATGGACGCTGCTCCCGGACGGCTCCGTGGTGACCGTCAGCTGCGCGGACCACCCCCATGCCGAGCGGTACATCCCGTCCACCGGAGCGTGGATCAGCGCCGGCTCCACGCCGGTCGAGCTCGTGCAGGCGTCCTCGATCGAGATCGGCCCCGCGCTGCTCATGCCGGACGGGCGGGTGTTCTGTGCCGGGGCAACCGGCCACACTGCCCTCTACACGCCGTCGGGAGACCCCACCGGGACGGGCTCGTGGGCCGCGGGCCCGGACTTCCCGGCGGACGCCCAGGGGCGCCTGCTCAAGGCGAAGGACGCGCCCGCAGCGCTCCTGCCCAACGGGCGCGTGCTCTGCACGGCCGGACCGGCCGGCGACGCGGCGGGGGACTGGCCCACCCCCACGATGTTCTTCGAGTTCGACGGCGCGGCCCTCACCCGCGTCGCCGACCCGCCGAACGCCGACCAGGTCATCTACCAGGGCCGCATGCTCCTGCTTCCGACGGGCGAGGTGCTCTACGGCGCCCAGACGGCTGCGCTCTACGCGTACCAGCCCGACCCGGGGGGAGAGGCGGCCTGGGCGCCTGCCATCACCTCGGTGCCCACGAGCCTCGGCATCGACGGCACCTACACCCTCATCGGGACCCAGTTCAACGGCCTCTCCCAAGCCGTGGGCTACGGCGACGACGCGCAGATGGCCACCAACTACCCCCTCGTGCGGCTCGTCGGGACGTACTCCGGCAAGGTGCGGTACCTGCGCACGGCCCACCACTCGACCATGGCCGTCGCCACGGGCAGCGAGGCCGTCTCCACCGAGTTCACCGTGCCCAACGACCTCGAGTTCGGGCCCTACGAGCTCAGCGTGGTGGCCAACGGCATCGCCTCCGCCTCGGTCCCGGTCACGGTGGGCCTCGGATCCGGGCGCGCCCAGTACCTCGTGGTGGACACCTGGACCCCGAGCCAGGACGGCGCGCTGTGGGCGTACGTCGGCGGCGCCTGGCGCGGCCGCACCATCGGGCAGTCCGAACTCGTGGGCATCGCCCAGGACCTGTTCGCCGCGGATGCGGTGGACGTCTGGTGGGATGCCGCAGGGCTCGTCACCGCGAGGGCCTGGTCCTCGCCGCACTGA
- a CDS encoding C1 family peptidase encodes MTAAPASRGAHSYGWVPDVPDQRDHLFAAPREVIGALPPSVDLTASCPPVYDQGQLGSCTANAIAAALEFDADKEGIAGYTTPSRLFIYYNERAMEHTVASDSGAQIRDGIKSVAAQGACPEAEWPYTIAQFAAKPGEQCYIDAKQHRAIAYQRVARSIAQMQGCLAAGYPFVYGFTVYESFEGPEVAQTGVVPMPAPNEQTLGGHAVLAVGYDNATQRFRVRNSWGPGWGQAGYFTMPYQYLLSTGLASDFWTVRTVA; translated from the coding sequence ATGACCGCAGCACCAGCTTCGCGCGGCGCCCACTCCTACGGCTGGGTGCCGGATGTCCCGGACCAGCGCGACCACCTCTTCGCCGCGCCCCGCGAGGTGATCGGGGCCCTCCCGCCCTCGGTGGACCTCACCGCGTCCTGCCCGCCCGTCTACGACCAGGGCCAGCTCGGGTCCTGCACCGCGAACGCGATCGCCGCCGCGCTCGAGTTCGACGCGGACAAGGAGGGCATCGCCGGCTACACCACGCCCTCGCGCCTGTTCATCTACTACAACGAGCGCGCCATGGAGCACACCGTGGCGAGCGACTCCGGGGCCCAGATCCGCGACGGGATCAAGTCCGTCGCCGCCCAGGGAGCGTGCCCCGAGGCCGAGTGGCCGTACACCATCGCGCAGTTCGCGGCGAAGCCCGGCGAGCAGTGCTACATCGACGCCAAGCAGCACCGTGCGATCGCCTACCAGCGCGTGGCCCGGTCCATCGCCCAGATGCAGGGCTGCCTCGCCGCCGGCTACCCGTTCGTGTACGGCTTCACCGTGTACGAGTCCTTCGAGGGCCCGGAGGTCGCCCAGACCGGCGTCGTGCCCATGCCGGCGCCCAACGAGCAGACCCTCGGCGGCCACGCCGTCCTCGCCGTCGGGTACGACAACGCCACCCAGCGCTTCCGCGTGCGGAACTCGTGGGGCCCCGGGTGGGGCCAGGCCGGCTACTTCACCATGCCGTACCAGTACCTGCTCTCCACCGGGCTGGCCAGCGACTTCTGGACCGTCCGGACCGTGGCCTGA
- a CDS encoding FAD-dependent oxidoreductase translates to MAAPERTRVAVVGGGPAGMVLGLLLARGGIDTVVLEKHPDFLRDFRGDTVHASTLTLLDELGLGSAFAALPHRLLEEAEVQLDAGTVRLADLGRSLPGLHRHVALVPQWDFLEMLADAAAAEPHFTLLRSAEVVGLVHDAGRVAGVRWRDYRPPAAEDGAAQPAAAGRSAAGPGPSEHLLAADLVVGCDGRWSAVRAGAGLEPRAFGVPVDVEWFRLPRHPGDPDGGVGRLSGREFMIMIDRGDTWQCGYLIAKGQDEALRAEGLGAFRARLARLQPWLADRLDAAPERLDDVKLLDVRIERLDTWHRDGLLLIGDAAHPMSPVGGVGINLAIQDAVAASRIVGQRMRHSPGPVPEDVLAELQRRRLPPTRLVQAFQRLAHRGVVNRALRGALATSATTLPLPLKLLARFPVLQRIPARFIAIGPRPEHAPSWARRLERLGPR, encoded by the coding sequence ATGGCTGCACCGGAGCGGACGAGGGTGGCGGTGGTGGGCGGCGGACCCGCGGGCATGGTCCTGGGACTGCTGCTCGCGCGCGGCGGGATCGACACCGTGGTGCTCGAGAAGCACCCCGACTTCCTGCGCGACTTCCGCGGCGACACCGTCCATGCCTCGACGCTGACGCTCCTGGACGAGCTGGGGCTTGGGTCCGCGTTCGCCGCGCTCCCGCACCGGCTCCTCGAGGAGGCCGAGGTCCAGCTCGACGCCGGCACGGTGCGGCTGGCGGACCTCGGCCGCTCGCTGCCCGGGCTGCACCGGCATGTGGCGCTCGTGCCGCAGTGGGACTTCCTCGAGATGCTCGCCGACGCGGCGGCGGCCGAGCCGCACTTCACGCTGCTGCGCTCGGCCGAGGTGGTGGGCCTCGTGCACGACGCCGGCCGCGTCGCCGGCGTGCGCTGGCGCGACTACCGTCCCCCGGCGGCCGAGGACGGCGCCGCGCAGCCCGCGGCGGCCGGGCGCAGCGCGGCGGGGCCGGGGCCGTCCGAGCACCTGCTGGCCGCGGACCTCGTGGTGGGCTGCGACGGCCGCTGGTCCGCGGTGCGGGCCGGGGCGGGCCTCGAGCCGCGGGCGTTCGGCGTCCCCGTGGACGTGGAGTGGTTCCGGCTTCCGCGGCATCCCGGCGACCCGGACGGCGGGGTCGGGCGCCTCTCGGGGCGCGAGTTCATGATCATGATCGACCGCGGCGACACGTGGCAGTGCGGCTACCTCATCGCCAAGGGCCAGGACGAGGCCCTGCGGGCGGAGGGCCTCGGGGCGTTCCGCGCCCGGCTCGCCCGGCTGCAGCCATGGCTCGCCGACCGCCTCGACGCCGCGCCCGAGCGCCTCGACGACGTGAAGCTGCTCGACGTGCGCATCGAGCGGCTCGACACCTGGCACCGGGACGGCCTGCTGCTCATCGGCGACGCCGCCCACCCTATGTCCCCCGTGGGAGGTGTGGGCATCAACCTGGCGATCCAGGACGCGGTCGCCGCCTCCCGGATCGTGGGCCAGCGGATGCGCCACTCCCCCGGGCCGGTCCCCGAGGACGTCCTCGCCGAGCTGCAGCGGCGCCGGCTCCCGCCGACCAGGCTCGTGCAGGCGTTCCAGCGCCTCGCGCACCGGGGCGTGGTGAACCGCGCGCTCAGGGGTGCGCTCGCGACCTCGGCGACCACGCTGCCGCTGCCCCTGAAGCTCCTGGCCCGCTTCCCGGTCCTGCAGCGGATCCCGGCCCGGTTCATCGCCATCGGCCCCCGCCCCGAGCACGCCCCGAGCTGGGCCCGGCGGCTCGAGCGCCTGGGGCCGCGCTGA
- the fdhA gene encoding formaldehyde dehydrogenase, glutathione-independent, giving the protein MAENKAVAYKEPGKVEVIDIDYPTFELKDGPGVNPANVGRKVPHGVILKTVTTNICGSDQHMVRGRTTAPPDLVLGHEITGEVVETGPDVEFLKVGDLVSVPFNIACGRCRNCKERKTGICLNVNPDRPGSAYGYVDMGGWVGGQANYVLVPYADFNCLKFPDKDQALEKIMDLTMLSDIFPTGFHGAVTAGVGVGSTVYVAGAGPVGLAAATGALLLGAAVVIVGDMNADRLKQAASFGCETVDLTKGSPGDQIEQILGEPLVDCGIDAVGFEAKGHGAGAKEAPATVLNDLMDITAAGGALGIPGLYVTGDPGGIDEAAKKGSLSLSLGTGWAKSLSFTTGQCPVMKYNRGLMMAILHDRVSIGKNVNAKAITLEDAPRGYAEFDQGAATKYVLNPNGYIKN; this is encoded by the coding sequence ATGGCAGAAAACAAGGCAGTCGCCTACAAGGAGCCCGGCAAGGTCGAGGTCATCGACATCGACTACCCGACGTTCGAGCTCAAGGACGGGCCCGGGGTCAATCCGGCCAACGTGGGCCGCAAGGTCCCCCACGGGGTCATCCTCAAGACCGTCACCACCAACATCTGCGGCTCCGACCAGCACATGGTCCGCGGCCGCACCACGGCCCCGCCGGACCTCGTCCTCGGCCACGAGATCACCGGCGAGGTTGTCGAGACCGGCCCGGACGTCGAATTCCTCAAGGTCGGCGACCTCGTCTCGGTCCCCTTCAACATCGCCTGCGGCCGCTGCAGGAACTGCAAGGAGCGCAAGACCGGCATCTGTCTGAACGTCAACCCGGACCGCCCCGGCTCCGCCTACGGCTACGTGGACATGGGCGGCTGGGTCGGCGGCCAGGCGAACTACGTGCTCGTCCCCTACGCCGACTTCAACTGCCTCAAGTTCCCGGACAAGGACCAGGCGCTCGAGAAGATCATGGACCTGACCATGCTCTCGGACATCTTCCCGACCGGGTTCCACGGGGCCGTCACCGCGGGCGTGGGCGTCGGCTCGACCGTCTACGTGGCCGGCGCCGGGCCGGTGGGCCTCGCGGCGGCGACGGGGGCGCTCCTGCTGGGCGCCGCCGTCGTGATCGTCGGCGACATGAACGCCGACCGGCTCAAGCAGGCCGCCAGCTTCGGCTGCGAGACGGTGGACCTGACCAAGGGGTCACCGGGCGATCAGATCGAGCAGATCCTCGGGGAGCCCCTCGTGGACTGCGGCATCGACGCGGTCGGCTTCGAGGCGAAGGGCCACGGCGCGGGCGCCAAGGAAGCGCCGGCGACCGTGCTCAACGACCTCATGGACATCACGGCGGCCGGCGGCGCGCTCGGCATTCCCGGGCTCTACGTCACCGGCGACCCGGGTGGCATCGACGAGGCCGCGAAGAAGGGCTCGCTGTCCCTGAGCCTGGGCACCGGCTGGGCCAAGTCGCTGTCCTTCACCACGGGCCAGTGCCCCGTCATGAAGTACAACCGGGGCCTGATGATGGCGATCCTCCACGACCGCGTCTCGATCGGGAAGAACGTCAACGCCAAGGCGATCACCCTCGAGGACGCGCCCCGCGGCTACGCCGAGTTCGACCAGGGCGCCGCGACCAAGTACGTCCTCAACCCGAACGGCTACATCAAGAACTGA
- a CDS encoding LysM peptidoglycan-binding domain-containing protein produces MKKITLTAARRSLALVAASGAALSAAALGAPAANAADGSTWDALAQCESGGNWSINTGNGFSGGLQFTPSTWAAYGGTGSPTTATRAQQIAVAERVLAGQGWGAWPACSAKLGLSGTAGANPTPIQVQSAPVEKVVPVKQAPVQQAAPVQQAPARHAAEVAVSGKTYTIVSGDTLSTIAEKLGVQGGWQALADANAKTIANPNLIFPGQVLQLPA; encoded by the coding sequence ATGAAGAAGATCACCCTTACCGCTGCACGCCGTTCCCTCGCCCTCGTCGCCGCTTCCGGCGCCGCGCTCAGCGCTGCCGCCCTCGGCGCTCCCGCCGCGAACGCCGCTGACGGGTCCACGTGGGACGCGCTCGCCCAGTGCGAGTCCGGTGGCAACTGGTCCATCAACACGGGCAACGGCTTCTCCGGCGGCCTCCAGTTCACGCCGAGCACCTGGGCCGCGTACGGCGGCACGGGCTCGCCCACCACCGCCACCCGTGCGCAGCAGATCGCGGTCGCCGAGCGCGTGCTCGCCGGCCAGGGCTGGGGCGCGTGGCCCGCCTGCTCGGCCAAGCTGGGCCTCTCCGGCACCGCCGGCGCCAACCCGACCCCGATCCAGGTGCAGTCCGCCCCGGTCGAGAAGGTCGTCCCCGTGAAGCAGGCGCCGGTCCAGCAGGCCGCCCCGGTTCAGCAGGCGCCGGCCCGCCACGCCGCCGAGGTCGCCGTGAGCGGCAAGACCTACACCATCGTCTCGGGCGACACTCTCAGCACGATCGCCGAGAAGCTCGGTGTCCAGGGCGGCTGGCAGGCGCTCGCGGACGCCAACGCCAAGACGATCGCCAACCCGAACCTGATCTTCCCCGGCCAGGTCCTCCAGCTCCCGGCCTGA